cacaaggtttcaactgtgtttcctggggaagcctatggtacaagagggactcctcactccttgatgaactgagaattgattatctgaAGGGACGTGATGGACGGAGAGTTGGTTATCTGATGGGTGGTAGCTGAATTGAGAATCCAAGGTTTTGTCCTACCGTGACGTATTGGAAATTTGATCAagggaggaggaatgtttttggaatgttttcattctgagttctgtgtgtgtttctttttacataCAGTTGTaggttaataaagttttttctttattcctaagttggagcctgctttgctctaaTCCTGGTCACATCGCACAGCAGAAACTAGGGAAAATATATATTCATGGGGGAGCTGGCATCGCACCagcatcaaaccatgacatttagGTCTACTTTCTTACcatttgtcaaaaaaaaaaaaaaaaagaaaaagaaaaatatctttctttttgGTCTAGTCTATTTTGTTGCCTATGATACCtaaatacagaaattttcactgaaaattaTGTTTATATTGTATTTTTATCTATTTCCTGTAAAGAGAATGAGCAAGCcagaaaaattatattaatcCATCTTCCACCTCATATCTTTTCCCCAGTCCATTTCCAAAGCAAAGTTAGGCTGAGTTTTCCATTCAGGTGCATCTTCTCTTTATGGTGTACTGCAAATGCTCCTGATGACAGCATTTCCATCCAAGGCAGACCTTCCTGTGGCTAACTGAGCAGCTCAGGGTTGTCCCTGAGGAGCACTGGGGCTGTTCCACATTGATTGAGCTGCACAGCCCAAGACACTTTGGCTGCTGAACAGACAGTGCTGGGACTGGGACTTGGATTGCTGGCATCCTCAGGATCCCTGGTTGCCCTGAGCCTCTCTAGAGAGacagggctgctctgtccccCCTTGTGTGCAGCtcctgacagacagacagacagacatatGGCTGTGGCAGCACTGGAGACCCTGCtcatgagcagagagcagagtctGAGGGCTGAAGGAGCGGGAGGCACCTGTGTCCGCAGTGGCCCAGGGGACAGGTTGCTACATTTCATGTTGAGGTATTTTAGTGATCTGGCTCCCTCAGGATTCAGGCAGCTGGCTCCAAAGAAAATTTCTTTGGCAGCTggcctaaaggaaaaaaaaaagattaatttctTGTTGCCCTTACTTTTTAGTattggagaagagaaagaaattttcCTCTGCAATTCAGAGTTATCTTATGAACAAAGAGCTGAAAAGAATAACTAAAAGAAAGCTTCCAGAAAGCATAATATATGAACAGTGTCTTCAACTTTTAAGAGTAAAATAGTACTGATAGAGAAAGTATCATTTCCAATAAAATGGTCTGTTTTAATGGTTCTGCATTTTTGGAGACCagacaaataattttaaattattctttgtAGGCAATTTTAAGCAATTTCTCGACTCTTGCCGGTACGATTTTCATTTGATATTTTCTCATGTTTAATAAATCTTGTGTCTAACATCCATTTATGAAGAAAGAGACAAGGATGTGATAAGAGGGTTTGATATATGGGTAGTGAATGAGACCCATAGTATATTCAAGGGCATGAAGGAAAGTGAAAGGTCCTTTCACAGGGTAATTCACCTTCCTGTATTGCCTTTCTCTGTTGGGATGACCAGTGGAAATACCCATTTCACCATCTCAGCACTCCTTACCTTCTAAAAAGGTGTCCTCCAGAATACAAATAACAGCCCGAGAAGGAAGAATTTCCTCCAAAGATATAATTATGGATATGAGGAGAGGCAAATAAAAGTGAAATAGTACAAGTGTATTTTGATTCACACGATTGCACTGAAACTTCACATGCAAGTGTCCCTCCTGTTAGATTTAATGACACAAAATTCTCAGATGTGAGTATTTCATCCTGAGAAATCTGATTTGGGTGATACCTGTCCTCAGGTCTGGACATTGCCTTACAGTGCCTGGATGCAGGACAGAGCCATTGCCTGCAAGGAACCTTTACCCTGGGATGTGTATCCATTAGAGGAGTCAACGGCAAGCCAGGTTGAGATCCACTGTCCAGGTATGTACTCCATACGTAGTACTTGTCCAGTTGGCAAATTGCACTGCATTAGTCACCAGTGATAAATATTTTCGGAAATAATATTTACAGGTGTTTTGTTGGTttaatttaacatttttaatcTTACTAGTTGTTGCCCCAATACTTCCTGTTGCTGGTATAAGTAGCATCAAAGACCAAAGACCTTTGCCAGAGACTTAAACATTGAATCTGAGCCTAAAGCCAGTTCCTTTACTGGGGTCACTGCAGTCAGCAGCTCATCATATGAAGTGCATGATAAACACTACTCACTGTAGCTCAGGTTATATTTTCACCACCTCCCTAAGCACTGATCAGTTGTCAAACAGGGATTGAGCTCATTAAAGAAATATAGAAATGAGTAATTTTTGTGTAACCACCAGGAAAACAGACCTCTGTAGTGCAGTCTGATGAGTGGCCCAAGAGtgcctgtgcccctgtgcccccactGGGCTCCAGCGGCCGGAAGCAGCCGGCCACACTCACAGGAGTGTCCTCAGCTCAGTCTCTAGTGCACTGAACATCTTCTCTCCCAATCCCAACATATTTTATCTAGCTTTGGGGAGAATGATGGGTgatataataaagaaaaaaaggaaatcccAGCATCAAGTACTGGAAAGAGATGAACTGCCTTGAGGATTTTCAAAATGACATTTAAATTCCGATTGGCAAATCATGTCGTTCTATTTTGTTCTATTCTGCTTATAAACTCTGCATTGTACTCACATATTTTTGGCATGATGTTTAGAAATTATCTAAGCCATTTTCCTAGAATGCAATTGCATTTGTCTGCTTATCTGGTTTGTTTATGTTCAACTTCTATTGATTTCAAAGGTTCATATTACGTAAGCTCTTTGATAGGAGCTGAGTATATCTTTATAGCTTCAGAAAGAGGTAAGTTCTTGTTCATAgggtcaagaaaaaaaaaaagatgaataaCAAACCAAGCACCTATTAAAGGACAATCCGTGGGTTTCTCCTTCTACACAGCATTACACACTGTGACAGAGCCTGTGTGTGAGAGAAAGAACAAGAATGGAGAAGTCCAGGAAAAAATTTATTGGTGTGGTAGATGAGGCAGTAGCAGCCGCCAACTCCATGCATCGTGATGAACTGCTCTTTTCTTACAAGGGAATTTTCTACCCTATCACTGTTTGTCCTCCTGAAACTTTCAAAGCCTTGGAGTCCTTTGAAGCCAGaagggatgatgtaattttggCAGGATACCCTAAATCCggtgaatatattttaattctttttataAACAAGTTCCTGTAATAGTAAGTAATACAGTTTGTactaaatatattaaatatatatgatatgataCAAAATATGATATTATGCTAAATAATTGTATTTAGAATGTTCACCAAATTTTGTAAAACCGATTTCATTCTCAGAAAGTACCAGAAATTGTTTATGAATATTTGATATGGTAAAAAAAGACTGTGAAAAacattctgattttcttttctataGCATGTAAaggtttttgttatttttacttttcataGTTATAAAGTTAAATGCACAAATTGGAGAGGTTTTTACACCGGAGGTAACTAGATCTCCTGATATTCCATGATCTACTCCCACATGTATGTTGGTGAAGTTAAGAGCTTTATATTTTTACAATGGAGCCTTTGGTACCTTCAAATGCTACATTCCATCTTCTTTGGTTTATTTCACACAGATGTAAGGAAATAtctatcaaaaatatttttgtagtcCTTCAAGTGATTACATTGTTTTTAAGTATTCTTTAAGGAAAATCAAGAGGACATCTTTCCTAGGGTTGCAAGTTTACCCTACGCATTTCCTCAATCTACCTCAAAGCACTGGTCCACAGGAAAGCCAAGGTTTGGATCAGATCTGCCTCATATACACTTTAATcttgctgtttctctctcttACAGCAATTGGTTCACACTGCTTTACAGTGGATAGTCACAGCTGAGAGGATTGTGAAGATTTTGCTATTtcattgcattttctttttgaagaaatGTTATGCACTGGAATGCACTTGTTAAGACTGCAGTGAGAAAGATGTAGGGACCCAGCGTGCAGAAGTCAGGACATGGTAAATCAGAGATGGGACATGTATGCAGGGTCTTTGTTATCTTTTGAAGAAAAAGATAATAAGTGTGTCTAGGAAATGTCACTTCAGAGAGGTTTTACCTGTTGTTAAAGAAAACGTGTGCACAATTTTCAGATCTCGTTCTGCTCCTGTCTTGAAGTACTGTGACCCACCTTTCTTCAAAAGATAATCCAGCACACCAGAAAACACTTAATACATTAAGTTTTAAAGTATAGGGTCACCACCCCAATCTCCCTTATATGTGTCAcaataaaatttattaaattaaagCAGGTTTACCTACTTGAATCTCAGAGGTTCTTCTCCCTGATTAGTCAGTTTACAGTACACAAGTTATGGTGTACTGAAGTGTTCAAGTTGGAGAAATATGTCCTTATGAGGAGCAAAGGTAGGATCCTGGGTGGTGGTTGACCAGACAGTCAGCTGTGATTGTATGACATGAAAGGAGAGCAGGTAACTCACGTGGTAGTACTAGCACCTCTTGACTTCCCTGGTAAATCCATTTCTGTCCATTCTAAAAGTTTTACAACcacttctgtatttttcttctttcaggcACAAACTGGCTAAGTCAAATCTTAACTGACCTGATAGCCATATCTCAAAAGAAAACACCAGGCAGTGAAAGCAGTGTGAATGCTGAAGAACCAGAAGAATTCCCCTACCTCGAAATTGGAGATGCTGAGAAATATGAGGTGGGAACAGAATATGTATGGAAATGATCAACATTATGTGCTTCAAATACtgaatatatgatatatgatctATTCTATTGTTTGATAAGAACTTGACCACTCCTCTTTTTGTGGCATCTGGTCAGGAGTAATCTCACCTGGCCTGTCAAATACTGAACACATATAAAAAACAGACACTTCATTGGGACTTGAGAGGAGGACATACCCATGAGATACATAAGAAGTTCAGAAATTCAACATAGCATCTTTCGTATTTAAGAAGAGCTTCATGAAGTGTCAAATCATGTAATATTAGCATTTGTCTTTTTTACTagctcttcctcttcctcctcccctctctcAGTCATTGAGGAGCTTCAGATATCACAGAGACAGCTAATCCGTACCCAACCTCTAGATTTAATCCCTTCTCTACAAGAACAAGAGAGATTATCACTGAAGAGAACAAACGATGGATAGTCCTTTTTTTCAATTGCTCATGGGCTTGTGATGATTAGTGCTACTCAGAGCAGCCCACTAATATACCAGGCCAACACTcactacaagaaaaaaaaagcattgcaAGGAGGCAATAACTGTAGATAAGTTCATCAAGGCCACATTTTAGCATAGGTTAATGAAAAGATTACTTGTGCTAACTGAACTGTCCACTTTCCTCCTTCCAATTCTTCAAGCGAATGACCAAATTACCTTCTCCAAGATTTATGGTTACTCATCTCCGTCCTGAAAATCTTCCCAAATCTATCTTCCAAAACAATGCCAAGGTGAGTGCTGATTTTAATGTATTAAAACAAATACttcaacagattttttttaagagcCAATGTAGTACTTTCTTGCCAGTTTTCAGAATAACTCTTTTTTACCCAAGTGTTTAGCCTGGCCATTTCTACACATTTAAGGCTCTACATGTTTAAGAATTGCCATTCACCTCACCTAACCACAGTTTGCCCTTATTGGCTTCTTTGTGACAGTTTCCACAGTAGAGGTACAGGGTTTGAACGAATTCTCCGGCGGCAAAATGGATTTTGATAGGATTTCCTGTGGGAGGAATTTTATGGCATTGTTGCAAGTGAGGGCTTCAATGTGTCAAATTTCCATGagaatttatatttttgtgaattttcCCTGCCACTTAAATGATGAACTATGCTTGTATTGAGCAAAACATACTTAGATTCTGAATAAATAACTTGGTTAATCAGTTAAAGATAATAATTATAGGCAACCATCTTCTTTTGGTACCAAAGCAAAGTTCGTTACTGCATCTCCAGATCTGGGAATGAAATTGCTACTTCTGCAAGGAGCACACAGGGTATTAGAAATCCCCAACTGCagttataaaatatattattgttatttctttttttatgctGTAGTCTGCTATGTCTTTCCCTAATAAATAGtagtacaattttttttctagataTTGTTACTGATTCGTAATCCAAAAGATGTTGCTACATCTTTCTACCACTTTTGCAATGGCCTGCCTACTCTTCCCTCCTACGAGACCTGGGATGATTTCTTCGCAGATTTCATGACAAAGAAAAGTACAGTATAATTTTTTGTCTGTTTCAATTGTCCAATGATTTCTTGTTGTGtaaaaaccttttttctttGGTAAATCAGCTTCTCTAGGAATTTTTAGTTTACAGTACAAACCAGAGATTAAACACTGAGAGTTAGAATTCTGAACTGAAGTTTTGCATGCTTTCCTTACTGCTTGAGGATAAATATTTGTCAAAACTGGACTTCCACAGGCGTTTTTAATTTGTAGAAACTGGTATTTTTCCTGGAAGAGGCAGTTCTTCATTATCTCTATCTTGGGTCCCCTCTACCCCCTGCCCTCCTATGTCCATCATGTTCTGTCCATGGAACTATATAATCATCTCCATGCCAAATTGGATGAGAGGAATTATCTGGATTAAGTCTTGTTCATTAAAAAAGGGACTAATtcaaatgaatttaaaaaactAATAGGACTAGTTTAAAGTTTTGAGTTTTGGGTAGCACATGGGCAGCAGAAAGGAGGGTTTCAACAACCTTTCAGACTCGATTAAGGAGGTCTTACAAGATGGTTGGCAAGATGATAGCTTTTTTGGTGCACTCAAAACTGTCTTGAAATGCTAACAAGTTCTATTCATCTGACTTATAAATGGTATCATATGCCTGATCCTCGAGCAAAACCGATAATTCACACCCACAGAAGGGTGTGAACTTTGTTATAAACCCGATTAATAAAACCCTTGGCTGACACAACATAATGAGCAAAACTTGCATAATCTAAATTTATGCTTAATCTTTGGCTCCTTTTGCTTTATTTAGTGGCCTGGGGATGCTATTTTGAATACCTCTCTGAATGGAACAAATATGCtgacaaagaaaatattatgaCAATAACTTATGAAGAGGTAAAAGAGGTAAGGTTTTCAATATTTACAAATACTTTATACTTGAAgggacatttttttcctgaactaATATACCCTCATATGAATGCAAGGTATCGAAGGTGTGTGAGACAGATTCTTCTTTTAAGAATCTGTTTTAAAGGGAAGAAGTGGTGAAATTCAAACTTTAGAAACCACTTAAAATTTTGCTTGTGAAAATGAttcttgttttttatttatctgTAAGACTGGATATGACTCTCGATACCATGGttgtttagttgaggtgttagagcATGGGTTGGATTCGATGATCTCTAACGTGTCTTCAAACccagtcattctgtgaattctgtaaTATAAGcccaaataatttaaaaccatAATCAACAGTAATCCATCTTTGAGAAGGAGCTCTTGTGTTTTCAGCAGGGTATATTTTACACAACTGTAAATCATATATAATATGTTGTAATCTACAGGAAGGCAGCTCATGTCTCTTCCAAAATAATtaaggaaaagagaaacaatATGACCCACCCTAGTCCTAGAGAACTCTGTGAATACCCTATGTATGCAGCCAGCAGAGATACAGGGAAGTGCAAACACCTTGGAAAGCAGAGTCATTTGTTTGAAAGTCATGCCATATGTTACCTTCCTCTTTCCAGAATCGTGCCCAGGTTGTGAAGAACATAGCCACgttctttggaattcctctgACTGAGGAACAGCTCCAGCTGGTGGTAGAGAGGAGCAGCTTCCAGTCCATGAAGAAAAACTCAGACAAGACCCATGGGTCACTTGGCAATGTTCTCTTTCGAAAAGGTAGGAAGCTCCAAGGGGCTCAGAGGTAGAAATGTGCCACTCTCAAGGGCTTGGGCCATCCTTTGGTTCTTTTTCCTGCACTCACATTAGAATTGTAAGGTAGTGTCAAGCAGGGGATCACTGCTTTGCTTGAGCAGACTATCCAAGGAGAACTGGTGAGGAAGATGCACAGCAAGGCTCTCAcagcagagccactcctggctGCTCACAGATGGCTGGCAGGAAGGAGGACCTGTCATGTGTCTGAATTCCTCTCCACCTCTGTGCCTGGATCACCAAGTGCCCAGCCTTTGGAGCTTGCAGCACTGGGCCAAACTCAGCCTGAGTGGAGTGACCACACTTTGTAGGAGAGTATGGGAATCTTCTGAGATGGCCCCTGCCAAATTCCTGGTCACTCTTACACATTAGAATTAAGCCAAGCAAGGAAGAATCCAGGTGGACACAcaagagagggaagggaagggagtaACCTTTGCAGTGTAGTGTGGGGGACATGGACATGAGAAGGGAACCTGGTTGTCAGAATCTATTTCTGCATTTTACATTAAAGCAATAACAGGATAAAAACTCCTGCTGCCAAAGGAGTAGAAagtcagctctgcctgctggcagaTGATTATTAATTAATTGTTCATGATCTTCCACTTTGCCAATCCTAGCTTACTAGAGGAGAGAGATGGAGGGAAACAGAATTTTAGGCTGCCTTTTTGAACACTGTCATCTAAAGAGGAGTATATTCTTTGGCATTATAGCAAAAGATAAttcacacatatatatgtaacACCTCTGACTGCAGAAAATTACATTGGTGTAGAAAAATCTTTCATCTGGAAAATGGATGAACACCAATTTTGTGTACAATGCAATAAAAATGACAGctctataaaatataaaattaaatgtcTTGGTTTTCAAGAGTTTGTCCCTGCTCCTTTGAAGGTGGTGTAAGTGACTGGAAGAATCTTTTCACTGAAGATCAGAATGAGAAAATGGACAAAGCATTTGAAGAACATATAGCAGGAACGAAACTTGGGAAAAAGTTGAAGTATGACTTGTACTGCAAAGCCTGAAGAGAAATGAAATGTGGTTAGAATAAGAACTTTGCAAGGCAGACTCAGATGATCTAAATGCTATACACTGGAAACCTAGATCAAATGATCCAACCACCATACGATTACTCTACGAGTCATTGTAGCAGCCTTTACAGTGACACTGATGAGTGATGAGCATTTTGTTTTGTGGTGAGATCTATAGCTGCACCCATTTCCTGAAGAAGATGTCCACTAATGATATTTACAAATACTCAACAGCCTTTTTCCAGCTGTCACCTGCAAGgaaattcttcttttctttctagaCGAATCCTGTCTGTGTAGCTGCTTTCTAATTATTTAGTAtgcagattattttttcttcaaaaatgtTTCCAATCAGTCAACATCTTCACAGAAAATATCACTAGCAAAAACAGGGATATAACAGAAGTCTAACAAACAAGATCATCCATGAATTCGGCACAAATTTTATCAAAgctagagaaaggaaaaagaaggggaaTATGGATCAGTGTTTGTAGGGCTCTTCATCTCTCTGAATGCAAAATACCAAGATGGATTTTGGATATGGTCAGAAATTAAGAGGCAAGATTCAGTCAGAGGCACTGCTTTTTATAGGATCacagagcagcccaggttgCAAGAGACCTTGAGAAATCATCTGGCACAACCTTTCATGGGAAAGGAAGCCTGGATGAGGCTAAATATCTAAATATCATATCTTGAAATCTCCAGTGATGAGGATTCTACCTCATTTCTGTAGGCATTGTTCCAGCAAATGGTTGTTCTTGCTGTGAAGAACTTACTTCATTTATCAAGATTAAACCTCTCCTGTTGCAACTTGACCTCACTGCCTCCTTTCTTCTGCATGTGTTTTCTGCTGAATAGGGAGCCAATATCCTCTTTGCAGCTGCCCTTTAAGCACTGGAAACTGTAATGTGGGTGTCCCTGAGCCTTCTCAACTTTGTGGTCCTGCCTTGGAACCTCTCTGCTTTCTTTGTGTCATTCTTGAAAATGCTTCTATTAAGACAGTGGTGTTCTCAAGAGTGATGGTGTGAGACATTGCTCTACCTAGATCTCTTTTACTGCCATTGGGATTTCCCTCACTAAACACAGTATTTTAGATTTTTCAAGGCACCTcttctggaaaacaaaaaaaagtcaaaataagGTTCTGCAAGTATAGTTGGATTAAAACCAGGAAAAGTCCCAGCCAACTCATTGATCCATCAACTGAGCAGCTAAGGTGTAAAAATAAAAGATGGAGTGTGAAAGAATGAAATACTGAAAGATTTTTTGCTTCATTCTTCTAAAGTTGGTTGGTTCTGCTTGGACATACATGGACATGCAGTGTTTTGGAAAGAAATTGGAATGCTAGAAGTAACAACACTTCGAATATTTAGAAAAGAAATGAATGGATtcaaaagcagagcagcagaaagtCCTGTGGCAAGGCGTCTTTGAACGACTGCAAATTATCTGTAAGAACCAGAAAGGTACCAGAGGAGAACTCCATAACAGCAGCGTTTAAAAACTTGAGATGGAAGAATCAGAATAGAACAGACACTTTAACTTGATACAGGGAAATGTAGTAGCAAAAATGACAAAGCAACTGACCATGgaacattttgaaaaaaatgaaatagtaaataaaaattatgatAAAGAATTTGGTGGTCCTCCTTAAGATAACTTACCTCTTGAAAGAGCCactgacagaaaataaaagagatgACAGCATTGGGGAGGACCTGAAATTATGTGAATTAAGAGACACAAATTGATGTGGAGATGGCAATGTACAAATGTGGGTATAGAAACGAGAATACTGGAAGTAGACTTAGAAATTCATGCAACAGCAATACAAGGCATTCAGAAGCAATGACAAGAGCAGCAATACTTTCAGGAATACCCACTTGTTCCCATGGATATGATGAACTTGGTTGCAATTGTTTGCTTTATGATCACACTGCATATACTGGTTATTAGTAAAACTGGGAGGGCAATTAAAACAATCTCCTTTAGTGGTGAGTTC
This sequence is a window from Zonotrichia albicollis isolate bZonAlb1 chromosome 3, bZonAlb1.hap1, whole genome shotgun sequence. Protein-coding genes within it:
- the LOC102066482 gene encoding uncharacterized protein LOC102066482; this translates as MGHLAIFSFAKVWTLPYSAWMQDRAIACKEPLPWDVYPLEESTASQVEIHCPGTNWLSQILTDLIAISQKKTPGSESSVNAEEPEEFPYLEIGDAEKYERMTKLPSPRFMVTHLRPENLPKSIFQNNAKILLLIRNPKDVATSFYHFCNGLPTLPSYETWDDFFADFMTKKMAWGCYFEYLSEWNKYADKENIMTITYEEVKENRAQVVKNIATFFGIPLTEEQLQLVVERSSFQSMKKNSDKTHGSLGNVLFRKGSNWLSQILTDLIAISQKKTPGSESTVNAEEPRLLPFIEIGNLEKYERMTKLPSPRFLATHLRPENLPKSIFKTNAKILLLIRNPKDVATSYYHFSNGLPLLPSYETWDDFFTDFMTKKMAWGCYFEYLSEWNKYADKENIMTITYEEVKENPALSVKNIATFFGIPLTEEQLQLVVERSSFQSMKKNSDKTHGSFGNIFFRKEII